From the genome of Pseudomonas hamedanensis:
ACGCCAGGCCGCGCGCCGTCGCTGAAGTTGACCTCACGCCGGGCCAAAGTCGGATAGCGCAGCGCGCTGTCGATCAACTGTTTCGCCTGTGGGCTCAGAGTCTGGTCGGCTGTGCGCAGGCACGCCTGAACATCCAGGGCCTGGCGATGAAGCTCGATCAACCGCACCTGTGGGCAGTTCAGCTCAGGGGCGATCGGGGTCTGCCAGTAAGCGCTGACCTGTTCGCACAAGCGCGCCTGCAGAGCATCAGCCAGTTGCGCCAGTGAGCCGCTCAGCAGGATCTGCTCGGCTTCGTTGCAAGCCGTGGGGCTGCTGAATACGCCTTCGGTGACCGGAGCGGCGTCCTCCGGTTGCACAGCGTCATCCTCATCACTGGGCACAGCGGTGTTTTCCCACAGCAACAAGGTGCGCAGCGCTTCGAGCAATGGGCGAGAAGACTCCAGTCGGCGAAGACCATCGTCATCGGTCTGGTAGTGGTTTACATATAAACCGGCGAATCCGCTATCGGTCGGCAGCTGTGGGAAGGTCTCCTTGAGCAGAGATGTGAGGGCCGTCTGCAGTGAAGGATGCCGCTGCTCGTCGAGTACATCGCCGATCTGCTGATTGAGATCGTTCCAGCGTTGAATCAAGCGTGTCTGTTGCTCGGTGTCCGGCAGAGCCTGCGCGGTGATGTTCATCGGCGGGGGCGTTTCAGGCAATCGCGCGATCAAGTCCGGACAGCCCTTGAGCGGCAGCGCCAGGGCGGAATGCAAGCGCGTGGCCAAGGCCTCGAAGGTTGTCCGGGGCGAGTCGAAGGCGTGATCCAGTTCGGCTTCCTGCTGTTGGCGGCAAGCCTTCAGGCAAGCACTGAACACCGCGCCGGTGATCGGGCTGTAACGCAAGTTCTGCCCCTGGCTCAACACCTCGCTGGCGCGAGCCCTTTCGCTGAGCGCAATGTTCTTGAGCAGCAGCGTTTTCTCAAGGCCTGCCACGAGGCGACGGTGCATGAAATTTTCCATGGCGGTGAAGTGCTGGAATATCTCGATGCCGAATTGCGGGGTGTAAAGCACGGTGGGTCGCGCGCCATGCAATTGCTCGGTAATGATGAAACAGCCGCTCAACGGGGCCGACCATTCCGGCAAATCCGTCGCATACAACGTAATGCCCACGACTTGCTCGGGCCTGGCGGTGTTCGTGGTCTCGTGGAGTACAAGATTTTCGATCAGTTGCCGGCCTTCGGTCACCACCGCCAGGTAGGTCCTGGCAGTGTCCAACGCGGTCTGGCGTTGTAGGTCGGCAGGCTTTTGCTGCAACGCCTGCTCGGCTTGCAGTAGCTGTTGTCGGGCATCGTGCAGTTTGAGGTCCGCCTCGAGACGAAACGCCATGCGCTGTTTTTGACTGACAGCCTCATGCACCGTCAGCGCACCCGTGGTGACATGGGGCGACGACCAGAATGCCTCAAGCGCAAGCCAATAGAGCATCGGGCTGTCCTGCTGCAAATCACTGATCAGTGTATTCACTGCCGTGACTTCCAGGGCGCCGATTTCGCCATCGCGACCTGTGCCGACAGCGCGAGGGTAAAACCCCACTGCGCGGTCGACGCGCGCGGTTTCCGGCTCTTTTTCCAGTTCGGTCGCTGATTGTCCCGTCGCAATGGCGTCCTGCAACACCTGTGTCAGGTTGCGCGTGCGGGTGAGGCGCGCTGGCTGTGCGGTGTTGTCCTGCGCGTCCGGCGGCGTGTCATAAATGTACTCATTGAGAAACACCGCGTCGGGATCAGGCGGGCTGTCGGGTACAAGGTTTGCCAGGCCCTGCCGTAAATGCGTGGCCATTACCGCCGCGAAGTCCGGCTGCGCGTCGAGCAGATGCTCGATGGCGGCGATGCACGCCGGCAATCGGCGCAGGGCGCCTTCAGGTTTGAGTGAGGATGAAGTCATGACCCGGGGTTCCTTAAGGTAGGTTCAACATGCAGTGCCGCCCGTGCTGGCGGTGCTGCACGCGAATCGAACAATCGATTCGACCTACCCTAATGGCTCGCGCCAACGGACCCGATATACATGGTTACTACATGGCGAGTGTGCCTGTTGCCGCTTGTGTCGGCCTGCGCGCCGGTTGCACAGGCAAACGCCTAATGTGACTGTCAAAAGCTGGATGTATATTTCTAAATGATCTAAAAGCCTGTCAGATATGACAGTAGTGACTATTTTATTAAAGGCTTACCGTAAGTGCTCACTTCTATTTAAGGATGCACGAAATGTCAACGGATAAGCTAACCAAAGCGAACGCTAAGGGTAACATTTACTTGTCGTTAACGACTTTCCAAGAGGAGGAATTTATATACTCAATTGGGGGTAAAGATTTTTTAGAATGGGGCGAAGATTATTTCCGCTTTGGAACGTCCTTCAGTTTGGGAGGGCACAATTTTTATATTGGTTCCCGAATTAAGTTGAATGCTGAGATCAACGTTGCTCACAAGCTGGGCGAGCTGGGGACAGTAGCATCTGCTCACCTGAAACTGGATGAGTTTGATAGTGATAAACAAGCCGAGGGTATTATTTATCTGTACAGAAACGGTGCTTATCCGAAGGGAGTAATCTGTTGGTCCGAAAATAACGCATTTTCTGTATTAGCGGTTTTTGATTTTTTTCGAATTTGAGATTCCATGGCTTATGCGACGTTAGAGCAAGTGGCAGACTCCCTGAGCCTGCCATTTTCATTTTTATCAGCGACCCAAGGCGTTCAGGTAGTAAATATTTATTTGTCATGATCGATATCAAGTTTCGAAAACGTGACCTGCCCACCTTCACTCGTATATCCAGTGTTGTCTTGCACATAAACCCCAGCCTTGAAATACAACGGCTTGTCACGCCAGGTCGCGCTGATCTGGGAATCCCACTGATAACCCGCCGCACTGACGCCCAGCGCACCGCCGGGGCTTAGGTGGATGAGGTAGTTGAATTCGCGATCAAGCTTGATGCCGGTGGCGAGGGTGATGACGCGGCTTTCGGCATCGTCCGGGCGCATGCGCACTTTGATCACCAGATTGCCAGTCTGGGTTTTTTCCTTGTACTGATATTCGAGTTTGACCATCGGCCGCTGGCTCTCGTACGCGTGGATCTGGCCGATGACGATCTTGCCCGAGCTCGGGACCTGGTTGACGGTGAGGGTGGCGCGCAGCAGGTTGTCGGCGTCCGGGTAATACCAGTTGCGCAGGGTGCCGTTGCTGTAAGTCTCGCGCAATTCGGTGCGCGGATAGACGGCGTTGGCGGTTTTTGACCCGGTAACCGGTGACCAGAAGAACAAGGTGCCAGTGTCGGAATGGAAGTATTGATCCTTGAAGCCGTTCACCAGTTTTTCGGTTTCGACGGTGTACGGCGGGCTGCCAACGGGAACGCTGAGGTTCCAGGTTGCGAGGTCGATCATATCGGTTCTTCCACTCGATTCATCCGGAACGCGGGTGCCAGAAGCTCTAGCCCGCGCCTTTTGGGCCGGCCTTTATAAGCGTAGCGGCAATATTTGTTAATGCCCGTCCGGCGGATGATTGACGTCAACATCCTGTCGAAATGCCATCTTCGCCGGTTTTAGGGGCCTTCAGGCGCGACCGTTAGTCGGCTGGAGGAAACTTTGGCGAAATGATGGCGGGACGACAGCTTCTGCTTTAGCGGATCCACGACTAGAGTGAAGGCTCAGTATGTTTATGGTTTTTGCCGGCTACCGGTCCCGATAAGAGAAGCAGCATGGAATGCGCGCAACCCCAGCCAGGTGAAGGCAGATCGGTCCTATTGATCGTCGACGATTACCCCGAAAACCTGATCAGCATGCGAGCCTTGTTGCAGCGGCAGGACTGGCACGTCATCACCGCCGCCTCCGGTTTCGAGGCGCTCAATCTTTTGCTCGAACACGACGTCGACCTGGTGCTGCTGGATGTGCAAATGCCGGGCATGGACGGTTTTGAAGTCGCACGGCTGATGCGCGGCAGCCAACGCACGCGTCTGACCCCGATTATTTTCTTGACGGCCAATGAGCAATCCCAGGACGCGGTGATCAAGGGCTACGCCAACGGCGCCGTGGATTACTTGTTCAAACCCTTCGACCCGCAGATTCTCAAGCCGAAAGTGCAGGCGCTGCTGGAGCATCAGCGCAATCGCCGTGCCTTGCAGCGCTTGAGCCATGATCTGGAGGTTGCCCGTGCGTTCAACGCCTCGGTGCTGGATAACGCGGCCGAAGGGATTCTGGTGTTGGCTGAGGACGGGCTGATCCGCTTTGCCAATCCTGCGATTTCGCGGTTGCTCAATGCGCCGGTGAGGGAACTCGAAGGGCGGGAGTTTCTTGATTATCTGCAGAAACCGCACATCCCGGTGTGGGCCGATTGCGACTTTTATGCCAGCTACAAGCGTGGCGAGACGCTGAGGCTGCACGATGCCTTGCTGCGCACCGCGCCCGGTCAGCAGGTGCCGGTGGCCTTGTCCTGCGCTGCGTTGCCAGCGGAGCAGCACGCCATGGTGGTGACGGTGCTGGACATGTCGGTGGTGCGTCACCTGCACCAGCAACTCGAATTCCAGGCCGTCACCGATCCGCTGACCGGTTTGCTCAATCGCCGTGGTTTTTATCAAACCGTGGAGAACCTGCTGCTGCGCGGTGAGCGCAGTGACAGCAGTTGGGTGCTCTTGTATCTGGATCTGGACGGATTCAAACGGGTCAATGACTCGCTCGGTCACGATGCCGGCGATCGCGTCCTGCGCTGGGTGTCCGAACAGTTGAAAGCCTGTCTGCGGCCATTCGACATTCTGGCGCGCATGGGCGGCGATGAATTCACCGCGCTGCTGGACCTGGAATTTCCCGAGCAGGCGGCGAAAATCGCCGAGAAACTCATCGAACGGGTTTCGGTCTGCCAGCAGATCGAAGGCCTGGACATCGCGCTCGGTGCCAGCATTGGCATCGCCACGTATCCGGACTGCGGCTCGAACCTCGATGGCTTGCTGCGCGCCTCTGACATTGCCATGTACGAAGCCAAGCGGGCCGGGCGTCAGCAGTATCGTTTCTACGATCCTGAAATGAACGGCCGGGCGCGCTCGCGGCTGATGCTTGAAGAAAGCGTGCGGGCCGCCATCGACAATCGTGACTTCAATCTGGTCTATCAGCCGCAGGTGGCTATCGGCAGCGGTGTGATTCGTGGCTTTGAAGCCTTGTTGCGCTGGCAGCATCCGAGCGTTGGCGATGTGCCGCCGGGGTTGTTCCTGCCGTTGCTGGAAGAGGCGCGGTTGATCAGTCGCCTCGGTAGCTGGATTTACCATCGTGGCGCCGGCCAGCGCAAAGCCTGGGAATCGCTGTTTGATGAAGATCTGGTGCTTGGCGTAAGTTTGAGCAACACCCAGTTCAGCCTGCCGAATCTGGTCACCGAGCTGCGCCAGGTCATGGAGCGGCACGCCTTGCAACCCCGGCAGCTCGAGGTGGAGATCACCGAAGAGGCGCTGATGCAAAACCCGGACGAGACCCGCAAGCAACTGCGTCTGTTGCGCAATCTTGGTGTGCGCGTGGCCCTCGATGACTTCGGCTCCGGCCCGTGTTCGCTGGCGCATCTGCGCGATCTGGAACTGGATACGCTCAAGCTCGACCGTCGCCTGATCGCGCGCTTGCCTGATTCGTCCAGAGACGCTTCGCTGGTCAGTACGGTAATCGCGCTGTGCAGACAGTACGGCTTGCTGGTGATCGCCGAAGGGGTCGAAACCCTTGAGCAATACCACTGGCTGCAAGCCCATGGCTGCGAATACGTGCAGGGTTTCCTGGTCGCGCGTCCGTTGATGGCCGAAGACGCCGCTCGCTTCGTCGAACCGTTCGACTGGAGCGCAGTGTCCGGCTGAATTCGCTACACTGGCGCACCTTTTTTCGAACCGTGTTGCCCGTCCATGACTGTGTTGAAGTACCTCCAGGCCTATCCCGAGCGTTTGCAGGATCAGGTGCGCCAACTGATCGCCGAGGGGCGCCTGGGTGACTATCTGGATCAACGCTATTCAGGGCGGCATGACGTGCAGAGCGACAAGGCGTTGTACAGCTACGCACTGGATCTCAAACAGCAGTACATGCGCAACGCCCCAGCCATCGACAAGGTCCTGTTCGACAACCGCCTCGACCTGACCCACCGTGCGCTGGGTCTGCACACCACGGTCTCGCGGGTGCAGGGTGGCAAGCTCAAGGCCAACAAGGAAATCCGCATCGCTTCGCTGTTCAAGGATGCCGCGCCGGATTTTCTGAAAATGATCGTCGTGCACGAACTGGCGCACTTTAAAGAGTCGGATCACAACAAGGCGTTTTATAAGCTGTGCGAACACATGCTGCCGGGGTATCACCAGATCGAGTTCGATCTGCGCGTGTACCTGACGTGGCGCGATATGCAGGCTTGACCAATCAGGAAGGTGTGGATGGACGTCAGCAAGACCAAAAGCAGTTTCTACCGTCGTTTGTACGTGGCCTGGCTGATCGACAGCGGCCTGGCGCCGAGTGTGCCCGCGTTGATCGAAGTCACTGGCATGCCCCGGCGCACGGCGCAGGACACCATCGCTGCGCTGGCTGATCTGGATATTGTTTGTGAATTCGAGCAGGAAGAAGGCGCGCGCAACCATGCCGGGCGCTATCGGATTCGTGAGTGGGGGGCGATTGATCGAGGGTGGATAGAGCAGAATCTGCGGCAGATAAAGACTGTCCTCGAATATCCCTGAGTCCCGCAGAGATCGGGCTGACGTCTTCGCGAGCAAGCCCGCTCCCACAGTAGACCGACTTCTCCAGAAAAATCCGGTCAAAATGTGGGCGCGGGCTTGCTCGCGAAAAGGGCCCTCAAGAACGACGCATGCCTATATGCGGGATGCCATCTTCCAGATACTCCTCACCCGCCACGCCAAACCCGTACTTGCCGTAATACCCCTGCAAATGCGCCTGTGCCGACAGATAGATCGGCACCTGCGGCCAGTGCTTCTCGGCCTGTTTCAGCGCCTGCTCCATCATCGCGTGCCCCAGCCCTTTGCCGCGACCGGCGGGCGCGGTGATCACGCGCCCGATGACTACGTCACCGCCTTGGGACTCCGGATCCAGAAGACGCAGGTAAGCCATCAACTGATCATCCTCCCATCCCATCAGGTGGTGGGTGTCGCCCTCAAGATCCTGACCGTCGAGATCCGGGTAGGTGCATTTCTGTTCCACCACAAACACGTCCGAGCGTAGCTTCAAAACCGCGTAAAGCTGCTCTTTGCCCAGATCGCTGTGATGTTTGCAGATCCACTCGATAGTCATTTTCCGATTCCTTGAACGTGTCGGCCGATACTAAGCGCACTCGCCGAAGATGTCTGTATGGCGTAAGCGTCGGAAACAAAGGTCAAAATGCCATCATTCCTTTCGCGCAGTCATGCCGACTTTGTGTAATCTGCTGGTGAGCACTGCGCACCGGCTTGCATGAGCTAATGTTCAACGCTTGGGTTTTGCCGGTAAGGGGCCTTGGATTTTGACGTGAAGACACGTCGGGCAGACGCCCGCTGAGGATGTTCAAGCATGCTGCGATTGCTGCAAGTCGTTGCTTTGATCGGATTGTTGCTGCTGGCCGAGAGCGCTGCGGCGCAGAAGCTGCGGCTGGTGTTCGATAATTGGCCGCCCTTTACCGACGACGCGCTGGTCAACGGTGGGCTGGCCACCGACATTGTCAGCACTGCGCTGGCCCGCGCCGGCTATGCCAGCGGTTATGAACAAGTGCCTTGGGCGCGGGCATTGCTGGGGATTGGCGAAGGGCGCTACGACGTGCTGGTCAACGCCTGGTACAACGACGAGCGCACCCTGATCGGCCAGTTCTCTGGCGAATACCTGACCAACCGCATTCGCTTCCTCAAGCGCAAGGACACTCCGGTCGAATACAGCAATCTGCAACAGCTGCACACTTATCCGATTGCCGTCGTGCGGGGTTATGCGTACTCGGCGCCGTTCGATGCCGACACCGCGCTGCAGAAAGTCCCTGTGCATAACTTCGCCATGGGCGTGCGCATGCTCGCGGCGGATCGGGTCAAGCTGACGCTGGAAGACGAGTACGTAGCGAAATACTACCTGGCGCGGGAATCGGCCAAGGTGCGTAACTCGGTGGAGTTTCTACCCAAGCCGTTGAGTGAGAACAGCCTGCATATCCTGGTCAGCCTGAAGAACCCGCAGCATGAGCAGATTGTGGCCGGGTTTGATCGGGCGATTGCCGAGATGAAGACCGACGGGACTTACGAGAAGTTGTTGCGACGACATGGGATGTGAGGGCTGATCCGGCCTTTGGCTGATGGCGTCTTCGCGAGCAGGCTCGCTCCCACAGGGGATGCATTTCAAATTGTGGGAGCGAGCCTGCTCGCGAAGGCCTTTCAGCCAGCGCTAACCTCACTGGTGTCCTTGATCAGATGCGCCGCCAACGTGCGCAACGGCCCCAACTGCCGACAAATCAGAGCCAATTGCGTTTGCACCAGACGCTGGCCCTCATCGATTTCATCGGGCATCTGCTCCAGCTCATTGGCCAGTGCTTCCTCTTCATCGCTTTGAATCGCGACCGGCTGTTTGCTCGCCAGGCCTTGGGCGATCTCGTCGATGCTGGCGGCCAGTTTCGCCCCGGCGCCTTCGATCAAGTGTTCGCGCACATCGGCCGGCAGTTGCGTCTCGCGGTGCGCGCCCAGCCCCGACAGATAACTGAGCAGCGTGTGCGACAGCACCAGAAAGCGGAAGCCGACATCGGCTTCCTTACGGAAATGCCCTGGCTCCATCAGCATATTCGCCAGTGTCGTCGACAGTGCCGCATCGGCGTTGTGCGCATTGCGGCGGGCCAGTCGATACGCGAGGTTGTCGCTTTTGCCAGCGGCGTATTGCTGCATGATCTGGCGCAGATAAATGCTGTTGCAGGTCAGGGTGTTGGCCAGCACTTTATTCAGGC
Proteins encoded in this window:
- a CDS encoding polysaccharide lyase family 7 protein codes for the protein MIDLATWNLSVPVGSPPYTVETEKLVNGFKDQYFHSDTGTLFFWSPVTGSKTANAVYPRTELRETYSNGTLRNWYYPDADNLLRATLTVNQVPSSGKIVIGQIHAYESQRPMVKLEYQYKEKTQTGNLVIKVRMRPDDAESRVITLATGIKLDREFNYLIHLSPGGALGVSAAGYQWDSQISATWRDKPLYFKAGVYVQDNTGYTSEGGQVTFSKLDIDHDK
- a CDS encoding putative bifunctional diguanylate cyclase/phosphodiesterase, with product MECAQPQPGEGRSVLLIVDDYPENLISMRALLQRQDWHVITAASGFEALNLLLEHDVDLVLLDVQMPGMDGFEVARLMRGSQRTRLTPIIFLTANEQSQDAVIKGYANGAVDYLFKPFDPQILKPKVQALLEHQRNRRALQRLSHDLEVARAFNASVLDNAAEGILVLAEDGLIRFANPAISRLLNAPVRELEGREFLDYLQKPHIPVWADCDFYASYKRGETLRLHDALLRTAPGQQVPVALSCAALPAEQHAMVVTVLDMSVVRHLHQQLEFQAVTDPLTGLLNRRGFYQTVENLLLRGERSDSSWVLLYLDLDGFKRVNDSLGHDAGDRVLRWVSEQLKACLRPFDILARMGGDEFTALLDLEFPEQAAKIAEKLIERVSVCQQIEGLDIALGASIGIATYPDCGSNLDGLLRASDIAMYEAKRAGRQQYRFYDPEMNGRARSRLMLEESVRAAIDNRDFNLVYQPQVAIGSGVIRGFEALLRWQHPSVGDVPPGLFLPLLEEARLISRLGSWIYHRGAGQRKAWESLFDEDLVLGVSLSNTQFSLPNLVTELRQVMERHALQPRQLEVEITEEALMQNPDETRKQLRLLRNLGVRVALDDFGSGPCSLAHLRDLELDTLKLDRRLIARLPDSSRDASLVSTVIALCRQYGLLVIAEGVETLEQYHWLQAHGCEYVQGFLVARPLMAEDAARFVEPFDWSAVSG
- a CDS encoding M48 metallopeptidase family protein, with translation MTVLKYLQAYPERLQDQVRQLIAEGRLGDYLDQRYSGRHDVQSDKALYSYALDLKQQYMRNAPAIDKVLFDNRLDLTHRALGLHTTVSRVQGGKLKANKEIRIASLFKDAAPDFLKMIVVHELAHFKESDHNKAFYKLCEHMLPGYHQIEFDLRVYLTWRDMQA
- a CDS encoding winged helix-turn-helix domain-containing protein, whose translation is MDVSKTKSSFYRRLYVAWLIDSGLAPSVPALIEVTGMPRRTAQDTIAALADLDIVCEFEQEEGARNHAGRYRIREWGAIDRGWIEQNLRQIKTVLEYP
- a CDS encoding GNAT family N-acetyltransferase codes for the protein MTIEWICKHHSDLGKEQLYAVLKLRSDVFVVEQKCTYPDLDGQDLEGDTHHLMGWEDDQLMAYLRLLDPESQGGDVVIGRVITAPAGRGKGLGHAMMEQALKQAEKHWPQVPIYLSAQAHLQGYYGKYGFGVAGEEYLEDGIPHIGMRRS
- a CDS encoding substrate-binding periplasmic protein, which produces MLRLLQVVALIGLLLLAESAAAQKLRLVFDNWPPFTDDALVNGGLATDIVSTALARAGYASGYEQVPWARALLGIGEGRYDVLVNAWYNDERTLIGQFSGEYLTNRIRFLKRKDTPVEYSNLQQLHTYPIAVVRGYAYSAPFDADTALQKVPVHNFAMGVRMLAADRVKLTLEDEYVAKYYLARESAKVRNSVEFLPKPLSENSLHILVSLKNPQHEQIVAGFDRAIAEMKTDGTYEKLLRRHGM